From the genome of Natronospira bacteriovora:
AACAGGAAGCCCGTGTCTTCAATCCGGCAGACGGCTCGATTCTGGCCCGCTATGCCTGGATGACGAACGAGCAGGTGGATCGCGCCTTTGCGGATGCGCGGCTGGCGCAAGCGGAGTGGGCCGCCCTTTCAGTGAAAGAACGCGCCAGCAGAATACGCCCCCTGGAACAATGGTTCGTCAATCAGGCGCAGGATCTGGCCGCCAGTATCAGCGCCTGCAACGGAAAACCGCTGCAGGATGCCCTGGCCACCGAAGTTCTTCCGGGTGCCGGTGCCATCCGGCATTATTGCCGTATGGCACCACGCTGGCTCAAGGCCGAGCATCCGCGGCGCAGCAGCGTCGCCTACTTGAACAAGCACACCCGGATCCACTACCAGCCTCATGGGCTGGTAGGAATCATCGCTCCCTGGAACTACCCGCTCGGCATCCCTGCCCATGAGGTGGTCGCCGCCCTGCTGGCGGGCAACGCCGTGGTGTTCAAGACCGCGCCGGAAACGGTGCCCGTGGGCGATGCACTTGCCCGGGGATTGGGCGAGCTGGATATTCCCGATGGGCTCTTCCATCACCTGATCCTGCCGGGTCCGATTGCCGGTGAGCGCTTTATGGCCAACCCCGGTGGCGTGGACAAGCTTTGCTTCACCGGTTCGGTTCCCGTGGGAAGATTGTTGGCCCGCAAGGCGGCCGAGACGTTCACACCGGTCAGCCTGGAACTGGGTGGAAAGGATGCCATGCTGGTGTGCGGGGATGCCCCGTTGCAGCGCAGCGTCAATGGGGCCCTGTGGGGCAGCCTCCAGAATGGCGGTCAGGCCTGTGCCGGTATCGAACGCATCTATGTGGAAGCGTCGTTGTACGAGGATTTCGTGGCCACCCTGGCCGAAAGGGTCTCGAAACTGCGCGTGGGGCTGCCCACTTCGCCCGATACCGACATCGGCCCCATGACCAGTCAGCGCCAGCGCGATCGGGTCGCAGACCAGGTGGACGCCGCCGTCGCCGACGGCGCTCGCATTGCCGCCCGGAGCCCCCTCCCCGATGATCTTCCGCCGGGTGGTTTCTATTACCCGCCGACGCTGCTGACCGAAGTGACGGACGACATGGCAGTGATGCGGGAGGAAACCTTCGGACCCGTTCTGGCCGTCCGCAAGGTCCGGGACATGCAGGAAGCCATACAGCTGGCCAACGCCAGCCCCTTCGGGCTGACCGCCTCGATCTGGACCCGGCGCCGGCGCCGGGGACGAAGGCTGGCTTTGCAGCTTATTGCCGGCACTGTCACCGTCAATGATCACCTGATGACCCATGGCATGCCGGAGATAAGCTGGGGCGGCCCCCGGCAATCCGGTCTCGGAAGGACCCACGGACGCAGCGGCCTCATGGGCATGGTGCGGGAACAGAACGTGGTGGATGAACGACTGTGGTTCGCCCGACGGGCGCCCTGGTGGTTTCCCTACAGCACTCGCTCCGCCCGTGGCCTGGAAGGTGCCCTGCATGCCTTTCACGGGCGCGGGGCCGGACTCAGGTTAAGTGGCATCGGTCGATTTCTTCGACTCATCCCCGGCCTGTTCCGCTCACAAGGGTCGTGAGAAAACCATGAGAAAGCGACCCCCGTTGCTGGCGCTGCTGCCGGTCGTCACCCTGCTAGCGGCCTGCCAGACGCTACCGCCCAGGGAAGAAATGCTGGCACTGGGCTGTTCCCATGCCCCCTGCCGGGAAGCCGGGGCGCTGCAGCTTCATGATGACGAAGGCCGGGTTCAGACCTTCCATGTGCCTGCGGGACCCGTGTTCGCCGGCGGCATTCTCAGCATCGTTCTGGGCGAGACTCATTATCTGGGCATCAGCCATGAGGGAACAGATGATGGGCGCCTGAAAATGCAGTGGATGAACGCCAGCGACCGGGGCGAAGCGGATCTGAGATTGACCCTGCAAAGGATCAGCACCGGCGACGGTTACGTTAGCCGGCTTACAATACACAATCAGCTGGATCATGCCCTGTGGCTGGAAGCAGAACAGTTTCCGGTGAACCAGGATCGCTTTTACCCCCTTAGCCTTCCGCCGGTCCCGGCGCAGAGACGGGTTCATCGGGAGTGGCCACACACCATCCTGGAGGTACAGCTGACGGGCATCCGGCGCCTCGATCCAGCACGCAGGCCGTGAGATTTGCTTGCAGAAATGCTCGTATGCAGCCAAAGTAGAGCCCATGAAAGGATCCTTTCCGCCGTCCGAAACGGCCCTTCCACGGACCTGGAAATCTGCGTTGACCGGGCCCGCCTATCTGTTGACCGCCCTTTTCCTGGGGGCGGCGCTTCTGCTTCCCCTGCCCTCCCTGGCCGACAGCGACCGTCTGCAACGTTCGGCGGAACTTCGTGACAGTGAACCGGCCCGGGCTCTGGAGCTTGCGCGTGAGGAGCTGGAAGCGGCGCAGGACAGCGGCAATGAGAGCCTGGCCGCACGGGCACGACTGGCCCTCGCTCATGCCCTGGAGGTGCTCGGCGGCCATGACGAAGCCTTGATTCTTCTGGATGCGGCAGAAACCGTCTTTGCCCGGGAACGGGAACAGGAACTGCTGGCCGAAGCGCTGAAACTGCGTGGAGCCATACTCTACTATCAGGGGCGTAACGATCTTGCCCTGAATGCCTTCCAGCGTGCTTACGACATCCATCAGAGGGAAGGCAATCTGAGCGGACTGGCCGAGGCGCTCAATCGAATGGGCCGGGTGCATGACTCCCAGGGCAATCCACAACGGGCGCTGGAATACTATCGCCAATCCTACGAGCAGCAGGAACAGGCCGGCAACCTGGACGGCATGGCCACCCAACTCAACAACATGGCGACCATCGAACGTCAACAGGGCAATGTGGACGCCGCCCTGGAAGCCTACGAGCGGAGCATTACCCTGCGCGAACGCACGGGTAACCTGCGGGACATGGCGGGCACCTACAGCAACATCGGGGTTCTCTACTACTTCGAAGGCAATCACACCCAGGCGCTGGAATGGATGGATCGTGCCATTGCGCTTCAGGAGCAGATCGGCGATCAGCCGGGTGTGGCCCGCAGCCAGTACAACATCGGCCGGATCCTGGAAGGCCTGGAGCGGACGGATGAAGCCATCGAACGCTTCGAAACCAGTCTGCCCATTGCGCTGGAGAACAATAACCTCAATCTCTTGCGTCTCATCTACACCCGTCTTTCGGAGATCAATGCCGACCGGGGAAACTACCAACGTGCACTCGAGTTCAGCCGCATGGCCACGGACGCGCGAACTGAAATGTTTGACGTTGAGCGCCAGCGGCAGATTGAAGCCATGAATGCGCGATTCGAGACCAGTCGCAAGGAACGGGAAATCGCATTACTTCAGGAACAGCGGCGCTTTGACAGCCTGGTTCGCAATACCGCCATGGGAGGCAGCCTGCTCATGCTGATCCTGATTGCGGTCACCTACAACCGTTACCGCATCAAGCTTCGCGCCAATCAAACCATTCAGAAGAAGAATGAGGAACTGTCCACACTGGACAGCATTGTGGCAGCCATCAACTCCCAGGAAGACTTCAGGGATGTGCTCGCCATCCTGCTCAAACGCACCGTGGGGTTCTTTCATAACGCAGACAAGGGCACGGTGCTGGTCATGGAACCCGGCACGCGTCGCTTTCAGGTCGCCGGCGCCTACGGCGTACTGGCTGCCGAAATCGATGACCATGAGCTGGATTACGAGACCGTCCTGGACATGTACACGCATGGCGGGGAAGAAATCGGTGATGGCATCTTTCTTCATGACCCGGCCAGACCCATCGGCCGCACTTCAATGACTGAAGGGGATAGTGAACTGGTCTCCCTCGTAGCCATGACGATCATGATCGACCGTCAGATCGAAGGCTTCCTGATCCTAACCAACAACCCGGGCGATCCCCCATTTCGTCCTGCCGACGCCCCCCGTTTCGCCCGTATTCGGGAACATGCCATTTCCGCGTTGACCCGTGCGCGGCACATCGAGAACCTCAAGGAAGAAAACCTGCGTGCCGAAGAGGCCATTTGTCGCCTGAGAATAACCGAGCGGAACCTTAAACAGGCTGTTGAAGAGGCACGCAAGGCCAATGCGATCAAGAGTGACTTTCTGGCCCGCATGTCCCACGAACTGCGCACGCCGCTCAATGCCATCATTGGCTACAGTGAAATGCTCGCCCGTGAACTCAACCAGGGTGCAACTGCCGGATTTGCCAATGACGCCCAGAGAATCCGGTCCGCCGGGCAACACCTGCTGACACTCATCAACGAACTACTGGATCTTTCGAAGATCGAAGCCGGAAAAACCGAGATCTGGGGAAGCGAGTTCCGGGTCAATGAACTGACTCACGATGTGGCGGACATGATCCGGCCGCAGATTGCCGAGAACAGGAACGAGCTCCACGTCCATGATGCGGAAACGGACCCCCTCATGAATTCGGACCCGGTCCGCCTGCGCCAGATCCTGTTCAATCTTCTCGCCAATGCCACCAAGTTTACCGAAGCTGGTGACATTCACCTCGAAGTGGAATCCGAAGACGGGGGCGAGGTTCCCATGATCCGCTTTCGCGTGCGGGACAATGGCATTGGCATG
Proteins encoded in this window:
- a CDS encoding aldehyde dehydrogenase family protein translates to MSEHPSETEQEARVFNPADGSILARYAWMTNEQVDRAFADARLAQAEWAALSVKERASRIRPLEQWFVNQAQDLAASISACNGKPLQDALATEVLPGAGAIRHYCRMAPRWLKAEHPRRSSVAYLNKHTRIHYQPHGLVGIIAPWNYPLGIPAHEVVAALLAGNAVVFKTAPETVPVGDALARGLGELDIPDGLFHHLILPGPIAGERFMANPGGVDKLCFTGSVPVGRLLARKAAETFTPVSLELGGKDAMLVCGDAPLQRSVNGALWGSLQNGGQACAGIERIYVEASLYEDFVATLAERVSKLRVGLPTSPDTDIGPMTSQRQRDRVADQVDAAVADGARIAARSPLPDDLPPGGFYYPPTLLTEVTDDMAVMREETFGPVLAVRKVRDMQEAIQLANASPFGLTASIWTRRRRRGRRLALQLIAGTVTVNDHLMTHGMPEISWGGPRQSGLGRTHGRSGLMGMVREQNVVDERLWFARRAPWWFPYSTRSARGLEGALHAFHGRGAGLRLSGIGRFLRLIPGLFRSQGS
- a CDS encoding ATP-binding response regulator; this encodes MTGPAYLLTALFLGAALLLPLPSLADSDRLQRSAELRDSEPARALELAREELEAAQDSGNESLAARARLALAHALEVLGGHDEALILLDAAETVFAREREQELLAEALKLRGAILYYQGRNDLALNAFQRAYDIHQREGNLSGLAEALNRMGRVHDSQGNPQRALEYYRQSYEQQEQAGNLDGMATQLNNMATIERQQGNVDAALEAYERSITLRERTGNLRDMAGTYSNIGVLYYFEGNHTQALEWMDRAIALQEQIGDQPGVARSQYNIGRILEGLERTDEAIERFETSLPIALENNNLNLLRLIYTRLSEINADRGNYQRALEFSRMATDARTEMFDVERQRQIEAMNARFETSRKEREIALLQEQRRFDSLVRNTAMGGSLLMLILIAVTYNRYRIKLRANQTIQKKNEELSTLDSIVAAINSQEDFRDVLAILLKRTVGFFHNADKGTVLVMEPGTRRFQVAGAYGVLAAEIDDHELDYETVLDMYTHGGEEIGDGIFLHDPARPIGRTSMTEGDSELVSLVAMTIMIDRQIEGFLILTNNPGDPPFRPADAPRFARIREHAISALTRARHIENLKEENLRAEEAICRLRITERNLKQAVEEARKANAIKSDFLARMSHELRTPLNAIIGYSEMLARELNQGATAGFANDAQRIRSAGQHLLTLINELLDLSKIEAGKTEIWGSEFRVNELTHDVADMIRPQIAENRNELHVHDAETDPLMNSDPVRLRQILFNLLANATKFTEAGDIHLEVESEDGGEVPMIRFRVRDNGIGMTAEQTRRVFDSFTQADDTISRRFGGTGLGLSVSRGLARLLGGDIAVESELGRGSVFTLTLPASMPTENEAGTEQRQIRSAPQDEHQESSGGGRILVVEDNAINRDMLTRHLELEGFETLSADDGPVAIDMARREQPDLILMDMSLPTMDGWETTRQLKNSAETRSIPVIGLSAHAMNSHRNKALDAGCDEYEHKPIDFEGLLQKIRRLKKA